From Nocardia sp. XZ_19_385, the proteins below share one genomic window:
- a CDS encoding CocE/NonD family hydrolase, which translates to MAPSGVSPLSRPQEQTGLPPNARFGIGPRRYHRIHVDRGVAIRMSDGTVLSADITRPAHRRGRPVADPLPAIITLTPYNKTLMTRANPLIDLVGVAAPLVGRLVAPSPSGRAGGREMLRALSGGTLDAVRASRTLISRGYVHVNVDVRGTGTSTGRMQIMSEREQQDALEVLSWVREQPWCNGDLGMTGISYLAISALQAAGRRPAGLKAVFALVGSEDPNKDLTLTGGVQSVFTPFWLLAVNGLKWLPSAPGLIKTGAAPRYLYDRITSPVTRLGSLLGVLLDDQHPEHFIQPDAESRRARIEDITAATWIHGGWHDVFDRSPTRLFGRLALTGGAKQVVVDDGFHINPGSGFGAPDNPQRLDQLQCAFFDRWIKGIDNGIDAYGPVTVRQLGTGKWVSRHQFPHPQARVHRWYLSGESTGTAGHAAADGTLGGEIDSRTTRLKLPRHRLPLPSQSGSLMLMGVTTLLGDSWTSDDRAAQAPAVVFTGAPMAADTLLSGAMNLHLRVVATGTDAFWAVTVCDVAPNGATAVLTRGALLSSRRALDEDISLHIDGELIAAEHPLTAASLLEVKPGVPHELDIDINATEAVLRAGHRLRVAVTRTSWPRHFLTPAVSRKIKDQSILLDPRHPSWLAFLAVDTTAAESAAG; encoded by the coding sequence ATGGCGCCTTCTGGAGTGTCTCCGTTATCGCGGCCGCAGGAGCAGACGGGCCTGCCGCCCAACGCGCGGTTCGGGATCGGCCCGCGGCGCTATCACCGGATCCATGTGGATCGGGGTGTGGCCATCCGAATGTCGGACGGGACAGTGCTTTCCGCGGATATCACGCGCCCGGCGCACCGCCGCGGCCGGCCGGTCGCCGACCCCCTGCCCGCGATCATCACCCTGACCCCCTACAACAAGACCCTGATGACCAGGGCCAATCCGCTCATCGACCTGGTCGGAGTAGCCGCGCCCCTGGTGGGACGGCTGGTCGCGCCTTCACCGAGCGGCCGGGCGGGTGGCCGGGAAATGCTGCGCGCCCTCAGCGGTGGCACTCTGGACGCGGTCCGCGCCAGCCGAACATTGATCTCGCGCGGCTACGTGCACGTCAACGTGGATGTACGCGGCACCGGAACGTCTACCGGCCGCATGCAGATCATGTCCGAGCGCGAGCAGCAGGACGCGCTCGAGGTGCTGTCCTGGGTGCGCGAACAGCCTTGGTGCAACGGCGATCTCGGAATGACCGGCATTTCCTACCTGGCCATCTCGGCACTCCAGGCGGCAGGCAGACGGCCCGCGGGCTTGAAAGCTGTGTTCGCCCTGGTCGGTTCGGAGGATCCGAACAAGGACCTCACCCTCACCGGCGGCGTGCAGTCGGTGTTCACGCCGTTCTGGCTGCTCGCGGTGAACGGGCTGAAATGGCTGCCGAGCGCGCCCGGCTTGATCAAGACCGGCGCCGCACCGCGCTACCTCTACGACCGGATCACCAGTCCGGTAACGAGATTGGGCTCGCTGCTCGGTGTCCTGCTGGACGACCAGCATCCCGAGCACTTCATCCAGCCGGACGCCGAGAGCCGCCGCGCCCGCATCGAGGACATCACCGCGGCGACCTGGATCCACGGCGGCTGGCACGACGTCTTCGATCGCTCACCCACCCGGTTGTTCGGGCGGCTCGCGCTGACCGGCGGCGCCAAACAGGTTGTGGTGGATGACGGTTTCCACATCAACCCGGGCTCCGGCTTCGGCGCCCCGGACAATCCGCAGCGCCTGGACCAGTTGCAGTGCGCGTTCTTCGACCGCTGGATCAAGGGCATCGACAACGGCATCGACGCCTACGGACCGGTCACCGTGCGTCAGCTCGGCACCGGCAAATGGGTTTCCCGGCACCAGTTCCCGCATCCGCAGGCCCGCGTACATCGCTGGTACCTGTCGGGCGAATCCACCGGCACCGCCGGTCATGCCGCGGCCGACGGGACGCTGGGCGGTGAGATCGACTCCAGGACAACGCGTCTGAAGCTGCCCAGGCACCGCCTGCCGCTGCCCTCGCAGAGCGGCTCACTGATGCTGATGGGTGTGACCACTCTGCTCGGCGACAGCTGGACCTCCGACGACCGCGCCGCCCAGGCCCCGGCCGTGGTGTTCACCGGTGCCCCGATGGCCGCCGACACCCTGCTGTCCGGCGCGATGAACCTGCACCTGCGGGTCGTCGCCACCGGCACCGACGCGTTCTGGGCGGTGACGGTCTGTGATGTCGCCCCGAATGGCGCGACGGCCGTGCTCACCCGCGGCGCTCTGCTGTCCAGCCGCCGCGCGCTCGACGAGGACATCAGCCTGCACATCGACGGCGAACTGATCGCGGCCGAACATCCGCTCACCGCGGCATCGCTGCTCGAGGTGAAACCCGGTGTGCCGCACGAACTCGACATCGACATCAATGCCACCGAGGCGGTGCTGCGCGCCGGGCACCGGCTACGGGTGGCGGTCACCAGGACCAGCTGGCCGCGCCACTTCCTCACTCCGGCGGTATCGCGGAAGATCAAGGACCAGTCGATCCTGCTCGATCCGCGTCATCCGAGCTGGCTCGCGTTCCTCGCCGTCGACACCACCGCCGCCGAGTCCGCCGCCGGATAA
- the dacB gene encoding D-alanyl-D-alanine carboxypeptidase/D-alanyl-D-alanine-endopeptidase, protein MGDVAPARRRRTWIPIVLVLAVLLAAGTAGLAVLRPWTPEFRHGGLTIADPPAPVKPSPQVAPAPPNAPAPTPAGLTVALAQVIANPDLGAFSGIVTDADSGTTLWSQDADRAMIPSSTAKIMLSAAAMLALPADSRVTTKVVTGSAPNELVLVGGGDPTLTAQPDGKGYYPDAPRLSDLVEQIRKSGRKADTIVVDTSAYPGPTMAQGWEDSDIPGGSIAPIESVMIDGGRLDPLVEYSPRTPTPALAAGQALAAALGLDPAKVRLGNAAPGAPEVAAVRSAPLKERLHQLMVHSDNVLAETVAREIAKATGREPSFAGAVAAVTATLNKAGFEMSGTVMHDASGLSTDDRVSPRALDEILATAAQPTGNQLVKPTGTKAVPENSQLAATLAPLLDDLPIAGATGSLAPRYVAQNHHAAGWVRAKTGTLSVSSTLVGYVLDRDGRVLTFALMSNDRPPEASRPALDAIAGTLRNCGCS, encoded by the coding sequence ATGGGTGACGTCGCGCCCGCTCGACGGCGCCGGACGTGGATCCCGATCGTGCTCGTGCTGGCCGTGCTGCTGGCGGCGGGCACCGCGGGTTTGGCGGTGCTGCGGCCGTGGACACCGGAGTTCCGGCACGGCGGGCTGACCATCGCCGATCCACCGGCCCCGGTGAAACCGTCCCCGCAGGTGGCGCCCGCACCGCCGAACGCACCCGCGCCGACGCCCGCCGGACTCACGGTCGCGCTCGCGCAGGTCATCGCGAACCCGGATCTGGGCGCGTTCTCCGGGATCGTCACCGACGCGGACAGTGGAACCACGCTGTGGAGCCAGGACGCGGACCGGGCGATGATTCCGTCCTCGACCGCGAAGATCATGCTCTCGGCCGCCGCGATGCTGGCCCTGCCCGCCGATTCCCGGGTGACCACCAAGGTGGTGACCGGCTCGGCCCCGAACGAACTGGTCCTGGTCGGCGGCGGTGATCCGACGCTGACCGCGCAGCCCGACGGCAAGGGCTACTACCCGGACGCGCCGCGCCTGTCCGACCTGGTCGAGCAGATCCGCAAGTCCGGCCGCAAGGCCGACACCATCGTCGTCGACACCTCTGCCTACCCCGGCCCGACCATGGCTCAGGGCTGGGAGGACAGCGATATCCCCGGCGGTTCCATCGCCCCGATCGAATCGGTGATGATCGACGGCGGCCGTTTGGATCCGCTGGTCGAATACTCCCCGCGCACCCCGACCCCGGCGCTGGCCGCCGGGCAGGCGCTGGCCGCCGCGCTCGGCCTGGACCCCGCGAAGGTCCGCCTCGGCAATGCCGCACCGGGTGCGCCCGAGGTGGCCGCCGTGCGGTCCGCACCGCTCAAGGAACGGTTGCACCAGCTGATGGTGCACTCCGACAATGTGCTCGCCGAAACCGTCGCCCGCGAAATCGCCAAGGCCACCGGACGGGAACCCTCGTTCGCCGGTGCCGTGGCCGCGGTGACCGCCACACTGAACAAGGCGGGCTTCGAGATGAGCGGGACGGTCATGCACGATGCGAGTGGGCTCTCCACCGACGACCGGGTGTCCCCGCGCGCGCTCGACGAGATCCTGGCCACTGCGGCTCAGCCCACCGGAAATCAGCTGGTGAAGCCGACCGGCACCAAGGCGGTGCCCGAAAACAGCCAGCTCGCCGCCACTTTGGCGCCTTTGCTGGATGACCTGCCCATCGCCGGCGCCACAGGTTCGCTGGCACCGCGCTATGTCGCCCAGAACCATCACGCGGCCGGCTGGGTGCGGGCGAAGACCGGAACTCTGTCGGTGTCGAGCACGTTGGTCGGTTATGTGCTCGACCGAGACGGCCGAGTACTGACCTTCGCACTGATGTCGAACGATCGGCCGCCCGAGGCGAGCAGGCCCGCCTTGGATGCCATCGCCGGCACGTTGCGTAACTGTGGATGCTCGTGA
- a CDS encoding alpha/beta fold hydrolase: MTVDRRRKRKQRTIAVLAAVTGVLAGAGTAVAAPADPLARFSQQELQWKSCDDPGLDPAGAQCADVTVPLNYAEPQGRTITMAISRIPATDPAQRRGIMMSNSGGPGGPGLDFMVEVGSGLTPQGRAAYDLIGMDPRGVGRSTPINCGWPRGFGLHSAGVDAGSFAESVAMQSELAARCATAYGDALQHYNTRNTARDMDVIRGLLGADRISYYGTSYGTYLGAVFMQMFPERSDRFVLDSSVDPHRYGAGMLRDMGPANEAALDLWADWAAGHDGEFRLGATRDQVRATLVKLIERAGRDPIKVGEYLLDDHWLPMVPYVGLDDPRKYELIATQIRQIADAAEGKTVQPGPELTTILALVTEALPRDSSAQMAIMCGDVGVPRDPSWYWGNIEAARASQPVFGAFSNNITPCAFWAPPAEAPTAVGNSSPALIVQSTGDTRTTYGAAQAMRQALSGSRMVTLQDVPIHAIFGRYPNTCVYGAINSYFDTGVLPEADYSCRVD, encoded by the coding sequence ATGACCGTCGATCGGCGGAGGAAACGCAAGCAGAGGACGATCGCGGTGCTGGCCGCGGTCACCGGCGTACTCGCCGGAGCCGGAACGGCCGTTGCCGCCCCGGCCGATCCGCTCGCTCGCTTCTCCCAGCAAGAGCTGCAATGGAAGTCGTGCGACGACCCCGGCCTGGACCCGGCGGGCGCACAGTGCGCGGATGTCACGGTGCCGCTGAATTACGCCGAGCCGCAGGGCCGCACCATCACCATGGCGATCTCCCGGATCCCCGCCACCGACCCGGCCCAGCGCCGCGGCATCATGATGTCCAACTCCGGCGGACCCGGTGGGCCCGGGCTCGACTTCATGGTCGAGGTCGGCTCGGGGCTCACGCCGCAGGGCCGGGCCGCCTACGATCTGATCGGCATGGACCCGCGCGGTGTCGGCCGGTCGACGCCGATCAACTGCGGCTGGCCGCGTGGCTTCGGCCTGCATTCGGCGGGCGTCGACGCGGGCTCGTTCGCGGAATCCGTTGCGATGCAGTCGGAGTTGGCCGCGCGCTGTGCCACCGCCTACGGGGATGCGTTGCAGCACTACAACACCCGCAACACCGCCCGCGATATGGATGTCATCCGCGGCCTGCTCGGGGCGGACCGGATCAGCTACTACGGCACCTCCTACGGCACCTACCTGGGCGCGGTCTTCATGCAGATGTTCCCCGAACGCAGCGACCGCTTCGTCCTGGACAGCTCGGTCGACCCGCACCGGTACGGCGCGGGCATGCTGCGGGACATGGGCCCGGCCAACGAGGCGGCGCTGGATCTCTGGGCGGATTGGGCGGCGGGTCACGACGGCGAATTCCGCTTGGGCGCAACCCGAGATCAGGTCCGGGCCACACTCGTCAAGCTGATCGAGCGTGCGGGGCGGGACCCGATCAAGGTGGGTGAATACCTGCTCGACGACCACTGGCTGCCGATGGTGCCCTACGTCGGACTCGACGACCCCCGCAAGTACGAGCTGATCGCCACCCAGATCCGGCAGATCGCCGACGCCGCCGAAGGCAAAACCGTGCAACCCGGCCCGGAGCTGACGACAATCCTCGCCCTCGTCACCGAGGCGCTACCGCGGGACAGTTCGGCCCAGATGGCGATCATGTGCGGTGATGTCGGCGTGCCCCGGGATCCGTCCTGGTATTGGGGCAATATCGAGGCGGCGCGGGCGAGCCAGCCGGTGTTCGGCGCGTTCTCCAACAACATCACGCCGTGCGCCTTCTGGGCTCCGCCCGCCGAAGCACCTACGGCCGTGGGCAATTCGTCGCCGGCGCTGATCGTGCAGTCCACCGGCGACACCCGCACCACCTACGGGGCGGCGCAGGCCATGCGCCAGGCGCTCAGCGGTTCCCGGATGGTGACGCTGCAGGATGTTCCGATCCACGCCATCTTCGGGCGCTACCCGAACACCTGCGTGTACGGCGCGATCAACAGCTATTTCGACACGGGCGTGCTGCCCGAGGCGGACTACTCCTGCCGAGTCGACTGA
- a CDS encoding MDR family MFS transporter yields MTTTATAEPQSGFSHRQILTIMSGLMLGMLLASLDQTIVSTAIRTIADDLHGYSMQAWATTAYLITATLATPLYGKLSDMFGRKPFFMTAIVLFVLGSLLCTLAQSMYQLAAFRAFQGLGAGGLMSLALAILGDIVSPRERARYQGYFLAVFGTSSVIGPVLGGLFAGQDTILGVAGWRWVFLVNVPLGLLALAVVSKVLKLPKKPHSTDRVDWWGVVVLAVGLVPLLIVAEQGREWGWGSPASIACYVIGVAGILGFIVVEKGLKDTALIPLRIFGNRTFALGVVISFVVGSAMFGGISLLPQYLQVVKGASPTMAGLQMLPMVLGLMTGSVLSGQLISRTGRYRVFPILGASMLTLGLFLLHFLTADSPLWLAMIFMACTGFGLGNLMQPLTLALQNALPPKDMGVSTASATFFRQIGGTLGVAVFLSILFSQLTPNITDQMQSAAKDPAFQQAVVAGLNSSNPADVALSKGLAAHDTSAAADVLKDSSIIQQLSPELARPFQVGFADSMSSVFLSATGIALIGLILVLFWKEVPLRSAGGIQAAGAAKKEQESPSVLETEVAVVDQAGLLLAGGEVAQPPTRGSGKNT; encoded by the coding sequence TTGACCACCACAGCGACCGCGGAACCGCAGTCCGGCTTCAGCCACAGACAAATTCTGACGATCATGAGCGGCCTGATGCTCGGCATGCTCCTGGCCTCCCTGGACCAGACGATCGTCTCCACCGCCATCCGCACCATCGCCGACGACCTGCACGGTTACTCCATGCAGGCGTGGGCCACCACCGCCTACCTGATCACCGCCACCCTGGCGACGCCGCTGTACGGCAAGTTGTCCGACATGTTCGGCCGCAAACCGTTCTTCATGACAGCGATCGTGCTGTTCGTGCTCGGGTCGCTGCTGTGCACCCTGGCGCAATCGATGTACCAGCTGGCGGCGTTCCGCGCCTTCCAGGGCCTCGGCGCGGGCGGCCTGATGTCGCTGGCGCTGGCCATTCTCGGTGACATCGTCAGCCCCCGGGAACGCGCCCGCTACCAGGGCTACTTCCTCGCGGTGTTCGGTACCTCCAGTGTCATCGGCCCGGTGCTGGGCGGCCTGTTCGCCGGGCAGGACACCATCCTCGGTGTCGCCGGCTGGCGCTGGGTGTTCCTGGTGAACGTGCCGCTGGGCCTGCTCGCGCTGGCCGTGGTGTCGAAGGTGCTGAAGCTGCCGAAGAAGCCGCACTCCACCGACCGGGTCGACTGGTGGGGCGTGGTGGTGCTGGCAGTCGGCCTGGTGCCGTTGCTCATCGTGGCCGAGCAGGGTCGCGAATGGGGCTGGGGCAGTCCGGCTTCCATCGCCTGCTACGTGATCGGCGTGGCCGGCATCCTCGGCTTCATCGTGGTGGAGAAGGGGCTCAAGGACACGGCGCTGATCCCGCTGCGGATCTTCGGCAACCGCACCTTCGCGCTCGGCGTGGTCATCTCGTTCGTGGTCGGCTCGGCCATGTTCGGCGGAATCTCACTGCTGCCGCAGTATCTGCAGGTGGTCAAGGGTGCGAGCCCGACCATGGCCGGTCTGCAGATGCTGCCGATGGTGCTCGGCCTGATGACCGGTTCGGTGCTGTCGGGTCAGCTGATCTCGCGGACCGGGCGCTACCGCGTCTTCCCGATCCTCGGCGCCTCCATGCTGACGCTGGGCCTGTTCCTGCTGCACTTTCTCACCGCCGACAGCCCGCTGTGGCTGGCGATGATCTTCATGGCGTGCACCGGCTTCGGGCTCGGCAACCTGATGCAGCCGCTGACCCTGGCGCTGCAGAACGCGTTGCCGCCCAAGGACATGGGCGTGTCCACCGCGTCGGCGACCTTCTTCCGGCAGATCGGCGGCACGCTGGGTGTCGCGGTGTTCCTGTCGATCCTGTTCTCGCAGCTGACGCCGAACATCACCGACCAGATGCAGAGCGCGGCCAAGGATCCGGCCTTCCAGCAGGCCGTGGTGGCCGGGCTGAACAGCAGCAACCCGGCCGATGTGGCGCTGTCGAAAGGACTTGCCGCGCACGATACGTCGGCCGCCGCGGACGTCCTGAAGGACAGTTCGATCATCCAGCAGCTGAGCCCGGAACTGGCCCGGCCCTTCCAGGTCGGCTTCGCCGATTCCATGTCGTCGGTGTTCCTGTCCGCGACCGGTATCGCGCTGATCGGCCTGATCCTGGTGCTGTTCTGGAAGGAGGTGCCGTTGCGGTCCGCGGGTGGCATCCAGGCCGCCGGCGCCGCCAAGAAGGAGCAGGAGTCGCCCTCGGTGCTGGAAACCGAAGTGGCGGTGGTGGATCAGGCCGGTCTGCTGCTCGCCGGTGGTGAGGTGGCGCAGCCGCCGACGCGGGGATCGGGCAAAAACACCTGA
- a CDS encoding sensor domain-containing protein produces MDVRHYLRDRLRQLPAAVGYLVMGGLTSLVSMFAVVALVFVAGLSLIGVGIPAIPEAIRLLRPLVAVERRRAAKELGVPIEAAYQPLTGDLRRQLTTVFADPANLRDIGWLLLHALTGLVMGCIAFALPLSVLNQILLLGYWKFLPENAPASNFGIDVVSWPTALLSALLAVPLALIALQTPVFARSQALLARALLGPAEGAALADRVAELTATRAAALDAHGAELRRIERDLHDGAQARIAAVIMQLGLADQLRAQDPGAADAMVRKAQDTATAALAELRDVVRSVYPPVLSDRGLVSAISALAARSPIPCVLDLSGVGRRPAAVEAAAYFVIAEALTNATKHSAAQGISIILGGAPELLTIEVTDDGAGGARETEDGGLAGIRRRAEALDGRMTLTSPAGGPTVLRVELPCGS; encoded by the coding sequence ATGGACGTGCGCCACTATCTCCGGGACCGGCTGCGGCAGTTACCTGCCGCGGTCGGTTATCTGGTGATGGGTGGCCTCACCAGCCTGGTTTCGATGTTCGCTGTCGTCGCGCTCGTGTTCGTGGCCGGGTTGAGCTTGATCGGCGTCGGAATACCGGCGATACCCGAGGCGATTCGGTTGCTGCGGCCCTTGGTCGCAGTCGAACGTCGCAGGGCTGCAAAGGAACTCGGCGTGCCGATCGAAGCTGCCTACCAGCCGTTGACCGGTGACCTGCGCCGGCAACTCACCACGGTTTTCGCCGACCCCGCCAATCTGCGCGATATCGGCTGGCTGCTGCTGCACGCGCTGACCGGGCTGGTGATGGGCTGTATCGCTTTCGCGTTGCCGCTCAGCGTGCTCAATCAAATCCTGCTGCTGGGGTATTGGAAGTTCCTCCCGGAAAACGCGCCCGCCTCCAATTTCGGTATCGACGTCGTCTCCTGGCCGACCGCGCTGCTGAGTGCGCTGCTGGCGGTGCCGCTGGCCCTGATCGCCCTCCAGACTCCGGTGTTCGCGCGGTCGCAGGCGCTGCTCGCGCGGGCACTGCTCGGTCCCGCCGAAGGGGCGGCACTAGCCGATCGAGTCGCCGAGCTGACCGCCACCCGGGCCGCCGCGCTCGACGCGCACGGCGCCGAATTGCGCCGTATCGAACGGGATCTGCACGACGGCGCTCAGGCCCGGATCGCGGCGGTGATCATGCAACTCGGTCTCGCCGACCAGCTCCGGGCACAGGATCCAGGCGCGGCCGACGCCATGGTCCGCAAGGCGCAGGACACCGCCACCGCCGCGCTGGCCGAGCTGCGGGATGTGGTGCGCAGCGTCTATCCGCCGGTGCTCTCCGATCGGGGGCTGGTCAGCGCGATCTCCGCGCTCGCGGCGCGCAGCCCGATCCCGTGTGTACTGGATCTGAGCGGTGTGGGCCGACGGCCCGCCGCGGTGGAGGCCGCGGCCTACTTCGTCATCGCCGAGGCGCTCACCAATGCCACCAAACACAGTGCTGCCCAGGGTATTTCCATCATCCTGGGTGGTGCGCCGGAGCTGCTGACCATCGAGGTCACCGATGACGGTGCGGGCGGCGCGCGGGAAACCGAGGATGGCGGGCTGGCGGGCATCCGGCGCCGAGCCGAAGCCCTGGACGGCCGGATGACGCTCACCAGTCCCGCGGGTGGGCCTACTGTGTTGCGGGTGGAGTTGCCGTGCGGGTCATGA
- a CDS encoding response regulator transcription factor: MRVMIAEDDALLREGLVLLLSTAGIEVVAAVDNADDFLTAVTADRPDAVVVDVRLPPTFTDDGLRAAVRARAIHPGLPVLVLSSYVEDSYAAELLGDGAGGVGYLLKERVGKVDRFLDTLRRVAAGGTAMDPEVISQLLVRRKADDPLGTLTAREREVLALMAEGHNNATIAERLVVTEGAVLKHIRSIFAKLGLAADEVGHRRVLAVLAYLNA, encoded by the coding sequence GTGCGGGTCATGATCGCCGAGGACGACGCGCTGCTGCGCGAGGGCCTGGTCCTGTTGCTGAGCACCGCGGGCATCGAAGTGGTTGCGGCCGTGGACAATGCCGACGACTTCCTGACCGCGGTGACCGCCGACCGGCCGGACGCGGTGGTGGTCGATGTCCGGTTGCCGCCCACCTTCACCGATGACGGGTTGCGCGCCGCCGTGCGCGCCCGCGCCATCCATCCGGGCCTGCCGGTGCTGGTGCTGTCGTCCTACGTCGAGGACAGCTATGCCGCCGAGCTGCTCGGCGACGGCGCCGGGGGTGTCGGCTATCTGCTCAAGGAGCGGGTCGGCAAGGTCGACCGCTTCCTCGACACGTTGCGCCGTGTCGCGGCCGGTGGCACGGCCATGGATCCAGAGGTGATCTCGCAGCTGCTGGTGCGGCGCAAGGCGGATGATCCCTTGGGCACGCTGACCGCGCGGGAACGCGAAGTGCTCGCCCTGATGGCGGAGGGACACAACAACGCCACCATCGCCGAGCGCCTCGTGGTCACCGAAGGCGCTGTGCTCAAACACATTCGAAGTATCTTCGCGAAGTTGGGGCTGGCGGCCGACGAGGTCGGGCACCGGCGTGTGCTCGCGGTCCTTGCCTACCTCAATGCCTGA
- a CDS encoding inorganic diphosphatase: MEFDVTIEIPKGSRNKYEVDHETGRVRLDRYLYTSMVYPADYGFIENTLGEDGDPLDALILMPASVYPGVIVEARPVAMYKMEDEAGGDAKVLCVPAGDHRWDHIQDLADVPENDLADIKHFFERYKDLEPGKYVKGSEWVGRAEAEAEVEASFKRLQENGGH; the protein is encoded by the coding sequence GTGGAATTCGACGTCACCATCGAGATCCCCAAGGGTTCCCGCAACAAGTACGAGGTCGATCACGAGACCGGGCGCGTCCGTCTCGACCGCTACCTCTACACCTCGATGGTCTACCCGGCCGACTACGGCTTCATCGAGAACACCCTCGGTGAGGACGGCGATCCGCTGGATGCGCTGATCCTGATGCCGGCCTCGGTGTACCCGGGCGTGATCGTCGAGGCCCGTCCCGTCGCCATGTACAAGATGGAAGACGAAGCGGGCGGCGACGCCAAGGTGCTGTGCGTGCCCGCGGGTGATCACCGCTGGGATCACATCCAGGATCTGGCCGACGTGCCCGAGAATGACCTGGCCGACATCAAGCACTTCTTCGAACGCTACAAGGACCTGGAGCCCGGCAAGTACGTCAAGGGTTCGGAGTGGGTCGGTCGCGCCGAGGCCGAGGCCGAGGTCGAGGCTTCGTTCAAGCGTCTGCAGGAGAACGGCGGACACTGA
- a CDS encoding zinc-dependent metalloprotease — MFETSSAENADKAIGSSGPGSSVDKRRRSSLSGAIDWKLAAKTGAALVPSGPRTSRSSAEQVVSELAAASVRAEGPVREVSRLLDDRPVPAARIVDRPGWISAAADSMAALTGLEGEDKDRGLLAGKPAGVQAGAMLAFLSTAILGQYDPFTGPDGTLLLVAPNIMGVERALGVSPSDFRLWVCLHEVTHRVQFSSAPWLADYMRNNVEILGQVGDEPMTEILSRLVEELRERRRTGADDPASRGVVGLLRATQAPAQREALDRLLMLGTLLEGHADHVMDAVGPAVVPTVGQIRAAFDKRRTRPANPIQRLLRALLGVDAKVAQYVRGKAFVDHVVDRVGMEQFNIIWTEAETLPRTAEIEDPDLWIARVLA; from the coding sequence ATGTTCGAGACAAGTTCAGCCGAAAACGCTGACAAGGCGATCGGGTCTTCTGGTCCGGGTTCGTCGGTAGACAAGAGACGCCGTTCCTCGCTGTCCGGCGCCATCGATTGGAAGCTGGCCGCGAAAACCGGCGCGGCGCTGGTGCCTTCGGGGCCGCGCACCTCGCGCTCGTCGGCCGAGCAGGTGGTGAGCGAACTCGCCGCCGCTTCGGTGCGCGCCGAAGGTCCGGTGCGCGAAGTGAGTCGCCTGCTCGACGACCGCCCGGTGCCCGCCGCCCGCATCGTCGACCGGCCCGGCTGGATTTCCGCCGCCGCCGATTCGATGGCCGCCCTGACCGGTCTCGAAGGCGAGGACAAGGACCGCGGTCTGCTCGCCGGTAAGCCCGCGGGCGTGCAGGCCGGCGCGATGCTGGCGTTCCTCTCGACAGCGATTCTCGGACAATACGATCCGTTCACCGGTCCGGACGGCACGCTGCTGCTGGTCGCGCCGAACATCATGGGAGTGGAACGCGCGCTGGGGGTTTCGCCCAGCGACTTCCGGCTCTGGGTGTGCCTGCACGAGGTGACGCACCGGGTGCAGTTCTCCTCGGCGCCGTGGCTGGCCGACTACATGCGCAACAATGTCGAGATCCTCGGCCAGGTCGGTGACGAACCGATGACCGAGATCCTGTCGCGACTGGTGGAGGAGCTGCGTGAGCGCCGCCGCACCGGCGCCGACGATCCGGCGTCGCGGGGCGTGGTCGGGCTGCTGCGCGCCACCCAGGCCCCGGCGCAGCGCGAGGCGCTGGATCGGCTGCTCATGCTCGGCACGCTGCTGGAAGGCCACGCCGATCACGTGATGGATGCCGTTGGCCCCGCGGTCGTTCCGACGGTCGGCCAGATCCGGGCCGCCTTCGACAAGCGCCGCACTCGTCCGGCCAATCCGATCCAGCGCCTGCTGCGCGCGCTGCTCGGCGTCGACGCGAAGGTCGCGCAGTATGTGCGCGGCAAGGCCTTCGTCGACCACGTCGTCGACCGGGTCGGCATGGAGCAGTTCAACATCATCTGGACCGAGGCCGAAACCCTGCCCCGCACAGCCGAAATCGAAGATCCGGACCTGTGGATCGCCCGGGTTCTCGCCTAG